The following is a genomic window from Fundidesulfovibrio putealis DSM 16056.
CTCGGCTTCGGGCAGGTCGAAGGGGGCGCGGTTGGTCTCGGCCACGGCGCACACGAAGTAGATGAAGAAGGCCAGGGGCTGCACGGCAACGTTCCACTGCCAGGGCCAGCCGCCCTGGCTTGAGGCCAGCACGCGAAGATCGAGGCTCCCGGTCATGAGGGCGATGGCCAGGACGGACAGGAGCAGCGGGATTTCGTAGGCTACGGCCTGGGCCACGGCGCGTGACGCGCCCAGAAGCGACCACTTGTTGTTGGAGGCCCAGCCCGCCAGACACAGCGCCAGCACGTTGAACCCCGCGAAAGAGAGGATCAGCACCAGCCCCAGGTTGGTGTCCAAGCCCCAGAGGTTCTCGCCGAAGGGCATGGCGATGAACATGAGCGGCACGGGCATGAAGGCCATGAGCGGAGCGGTCCAGAAGAGCAGGGCGTCCGCGCCGGAGGGTGTGGCCAACTGCTTGCCCACGAGCTTCCCGGCGTCGGCCAGGGCCTGATAGAGCCCGTGCGGGCCGACCTCAAACGGGCCTGGGCGGCGCTGCACGTGTCCTGCCACCTTGCGTTCCACATAGAGGAGCATCATGCCGTTGGCGGCGATGAAGCCCATGAGCGCCACCAGGGCCACCGCGAGGCGGATGAGCTCGCCGGGTATGAAGTCGGTCATCGGTCAATCTCCGGGATAACCAGATCGAGGCTGCCAAGGATTGCCACCGCGTCCGAGAGCAGCGTGCCCTTGGCAAGCTCGGGGAACAGGCTCAGGTTGGAGAAACTGGGGGAGCGCAGCTTCACCCGGTAGGGGATCTCGCTGCCGTCGCTGGCCAGATACAGGCCGATCTTGCCCCTGGCCCCTTCCACGGCGAAGTAGCTCTCGCCCGCAGGGGGCTTCCACTTGCCGCGGGGGGCGTCGGGGTTCATGAAGTCGCCCTCGGGCAGTCCGTCCAGGGCCTGGCGCACGATGGAAAGCGACGCCTCGATCTCGTCCATGCGCACCATGTAGCGGGCCATGGAGTCGCCCTGCGGGTAGACGGGGATGTTGAAGTCGAAGCGGTCGTACACGCCGTAGGGTTCGGCGCGGCGCACGTCGTAGGCTATGCCCGACCCGCGCAGCACCGGGCCGGTGGCCCCGTAGCGCCGGGCCATCATCTCGTCTATGACGCCCACGTCCTCCAGGCGTCCGCGCAGGATGACGTTGCCGGTCACCAACTCGCGGTACATCTTCAAGCGCTCGGGCATGATGTCCAGCAGTTCGCGGGTGCGTTTCACGAAGTTGGGGGTGATGTCCGCCGTGACACCTCCGAAGCGGAAGGAGCAGTAGGTCAGGCGCGAACCGGTGATCTCCTGGAGGATGTCCATGATCATCTCGCGGTCCTGGAAGGCGTACATGATGGGGGTGACCGCCCCCAGGTCCAGGAGATAGGCCCCCCACCAGAGCAGGTGGGAGTTTATCCGGTTCAGCTCCGTGGAGATGACGCGGATGTACTGGGCGCGCTCCGGCACCTCGATCTCGGCCAGGCGTTCCACCGCCCCGGCCCAGACCCAGTTCCAGGCCAGGGCGTGCAGGTAGTCCACGCGGCCCATGTTGGGGAAGAACTGGGCGTAGGCGCGGTTCTGGGCCATGGCCTCGTGCATGCGGTGGATGTAGCCAAGCACAGGCTCGGAGCGAAGGATGTACTCGCCGTCCATCTCCAGCAATACGCGCAGCACGCCGTGGGTGGAGGGGTGCTGCGGCCCCATGTTCACGATGAGCGAGTCTTCCCTGGCGTCCAGGGCGAAGGTCTGGGCGTAGAAGTCGCCGTCCAGCCCCTGGCAGGGGTCTGCGCCAATGCTCTGGTTGAAGGCGCCGCTCATGATTCGTCCTCCTGGCCATCCTCGCCGCCGCATGCGGCCATGAGCTCCTCGGTCAGGGCGTGGCCCTTGGCGGAGCCCTGCCACTGCGCGTGCGGCCAGATCACGTTGCGCGACAGGCGCGAAACCGGCGCTTTCAGGAGCGGCGGCGGATCCAGCGCCTCGGCCAGCAGCAGCGGCGTGGTGTTGGACGCGC
Proteins encoded in this region:
- the nuoH gene encoding NADH-quinone oxidoreductase subunit NuoH; the encoded protein is MTDFIPGELIRLAVALVALMGFIAANGMMLLYVERKVAGHVQRRPGPFEVGPHGLYQALADAGKLVGKQLATPSGADALLFWTAPLMAFMPVPLMFIAMPFGENLWGLDTNLGLVLILSFAGFNVLALCLAGWASNNKWSLLGASRAVAQAVAYEIPLLLSVLAIALMTGSLDLRVLASSQGGWPWQWNVAVQPLAFFIYFVCAVAETNRAPFDLPEAESELTAGVHTEYSGMGNGIIFLAEYANMLVVSCVATVLFLGGAQGPFMPGPWWFLAKMYALVTLIIFMRWTYPRVRFDQLLNLNWRWLMPLALANLVLTAFLTKLFGGA
- a CDS encoding NADH-quinone oxidoreductase subunit D → MSGAFNQSIGADPCQGLDGDFYAQTFALDAREDSLIVNMGPQHPSTHGVLRVLLEMDGEYILRSEPVLGYIHRMHEAMAQNRAYAQFFPNMGRVDYLHALAWNWVWAGAVERLAEIEVPERAQYIRVISTELNRINSHLLWWGAYLLDLGAVTPIMYAFQDREMIMDILQEITGSRLTYCSFRFGGVTADITPNFVKRTRELLDIMPERLKMYRELVTGNVILRGRLEDVGVIDEMMARRYGATGPVLRGSGIAYDVRRAEPYGVYDRFDFNIPVYPQGDSMARYMVRMDEIEASLSIVRQALDGLPEGDFMNPDAPRGKWKPPAGESYFAVEGARGKIGLYLASDGSEIPYRVKLRSPSFSNLSLFPELAKGTLLSDAVAILGSLDLVIPEIDR